The proteins below are encoded in one region of Ostrea edulis chromosome 3, xbOstEdul1.1, whole genome shotgun sequence:
- the LOC130053590 gene encoding uncharacterized protein LOC130053590, producing the protein MDERGFELAKEEKEKILKKHTDCSQCTDADVDELLKTEKSFPLISELLSASKTFEGNILAFYREPFVEIKKEILSLKDISKEQCMCLFILNVCGNRLTKENFEEKEDDYKHIESIHDDRENGVVNNDRKSEKGNNEKDIEKSNDCNGERIDNYKNDNKNDNEDGKNNNDNYELDKQMINDLLKAFKLPESTSKRTLFESLNQFRGHYFVKRIKDIFQITNGSFLRALTHIFCTSFPAQFLKYCPSNFFRTLTTSTAQSDIIPKVQLQDNYINLFVDIIQEDIKTGTFLDVFLSPWIRDKSVLTNLLLRFESMPYEKMIELTLNSKLNAHLKIAKPKVRKQMTGFSRLDLIGLSKEVSPIILSLVLNLDDLYHAMFTLIRNNANGSKYLNNAPLMSACCVNGREDLARLVLDIANDRKRCWSKRENIYPMHIAANFLNTDILDLALVGEHDVNMTTRTMESPFFLAAAAGKYALQNIPWTLKQELSNSTKTYDELVEENRLKILTLLWQRGADVNIHPDKSSSALAYACQKGDIDTIQFMIKSGASVKETNDENFGALHFASEVGNIEIVQLLLCSGADINICTSKGLTPLYLASFNGHADVVDMFLSKGTTQVLKDKSECNPFFVACKHGHERIVEMFLEYDPFVHCKLPDNTSALLAAVDNGHKEIVELLLKKMALMQILFKTIVK; encoded by the coding sequence ATGGATGAAAGGGGCTTTGAATTGGCTAAAGAGGAAAAAGAAAAGATATTAAAGAAGCATACAGATTGTTCACAATGTACCGATGCCGATGTCGATGAACTACTGAAAACTGAGAAATCATTTCCTTTAATATCTGAACTGCTTTCTGCCAGTAAAACATTTGAAGGAAATATACTTGCGTTTTACAGAGAACCttttgtagaaatcaaaaaAGAAATTCTATCTTTAAAAGACATTTCTAAAGAACAGTGTATGTGTTTGTTTATACTAAACGTGTGCGGAAATCGATTAACAAAGGAAAACTTTGAAGAGAAAGAAGATGACTACAAGCATATTGAGAGTATTCACGATGACAGAGAGAATGGGGTAGTCAATAATGACCGAAAAAGTGAAAAGGGAAACAATGAGAAAGACATTGAGAAGTCCAACGACTGCAACGGGGAAAGAATAGACAATTATAAAAATGACAACAAAAATGATAACGAGGATGGCAAGAACAATAATGATAACTATGAACTCGATAAACAGATGATAAATGACTTATTGAAAGCTTTCAAGCTTCCTGAAAGCACATCCAAAAGAACTCTCTTCGAAAGTTTAAATCAGTTTAGAGGTCATTACTTCGTGAAacgaattaaagatatttttcaaatcacaAATGGTTCTTTTCTGCGAGCATTGACTCATATATTTTGTACAAGCTTTCCAGCGCAATTCTTAAAATACTGCCCAAGTAATTTTTTTCGTACTTTGACAACATCAACTGCACAGTCGGATATCATTCCAAAAGTCCAATTACAAGataattatatcaatttatttgtgGATATAATTCAGGAAGATATAAAGACTGGCACATTTTTGGATGTTTTTCTGAGTCCTTGGATCCGGGATAAAAGCGTCTTGACCAATCTGCTTTTGCGATTCGAATCAATGCCATATGAAAAGATGATTGAGTTGACTCTCAACTCCAAATTAAATGCTCATCTGAAGATTGCAAAGCCCAAGGTACGAAAACAAATGACTGGCTTTTCTCGACTGGATTTGATTGGACTAAGTAAGGAAGTATCTCCAATAATTCTGTCACTTGTATTAAACCTGGATGACCTTTATCACGCCATGTTCACTTTGATAAGAAATAATGCAAATGGATCTAAATACTTGAATAATGCCCCTCTAATGAGTGCATGTTGTGTCAACGGACGAGAAGATCTTGCTAGGCTAGTTTTAGATATTGCAAATGACagaaaaagatgctggagtaaACGAGAAAATATCTACCCCATGCACATTGCTGCCAACTTCCTCAACACTGACATTTTAGACCTTGCTTTAGTTGGAGAGCATGATGTGAACATGACTACACGAACCATGGAATCACCTTTTTTCTTGGCAGCAGCAGCCGGAAAATACGCCCTCCAAAATATCCCCTGGACTCTCAAGCAAGAATTGAGCAACTCCACTAAAACTTACGATGAATTGGTCGAGGAGAACCGTTTAAAGATCCTTACTCTTCTTTGGCAGAGAGGTGCAGATGTAAATATTCATCCAGATAAATCATCGTCTGCCCTTGCATATGCCTGTCAAAAAGGAGATATAGATACAATCCAGTTTATGATTAAGAGTGGTGCGAGTGTGAAAGAAACTAATGATGAAAACTTTGGCGCACTACATTTTGCTTCAGAAGTAGGAAATATTGaaattgttcagctgttgttgTGCAGTGGTGCAGATATCAATATCTGTACCTCAAAGGGTTTGACGCCGTTATATCTAGCATCATTCAATGGACATGCTGATGTAGTGGATATGTTTCTTTCTAAAGGAACCACCCAAGTATTGAAGGATAAATCAGAATGTAATCCATTCTTCGTAGCCTGCAAGCATGGTCATGAAAGGATTGTCGAAATGTTTT